A segment of the bacterium genome:
GTTTCTGGCGGACTCCGCACTTAACGCAGATTTCAGCTTCTTTTTTGATTACTTGGCCGCATGACTCACAGAACTTTTCGTCGACACCTTTGCGCACGCTATCCGACATATCCACATCTCCTTAAATGCCATATTTAAATAATTAACCGCAGGCACGGCACCCACCAGAGGTTAAGCTTTCTGGTAATAAAACCGATCACTGCAGTATATTACCGGCTGAGTCCCTAATATTTCCGCGTCCAATCTCAATCACATCACTAAGTGCCCATATTCCAGAAATAAATGCCCCATAGCCAGCCGTCAAAACAGTTATCAAAAGCTGAATTATACCTTTTTTAGTGTACCCAAGATAAAAGTTATGAGCACCTAGTGCGCCGACAAACAACCCTAAGAGAATGGCCACTAACTTGCTTTTCGCACCACTATCAACGCTACTAGTGGATGTATTTTGTCGCACCCCGCATTTCACACAGAGTTCTGCCTCTTTCTTTATGACCTGGCCACAGGATTCGCAAAATTTCTCGTCTGCACCTTTACTGCTAGAGTTTTCCTGCCGGTCCTCTTGGCTGTTAATCGCATGAGGCATTTGTTGGCCAGCGCCACAACTTGGGCACTTGGATACATTGATCGGCAACTCGTTGTCGCAATACTCGCATTTCATACAGTTTTCCTTTGTTATTAGCGCAACTGTTTGATGACAGACTCACGCTGGTCGAGCAAGTGCTCCAATTTCCTTGTGTCAACCCCTATTTTATCAACCAACTTGCTGCGGTCTTCCTTAGGCGATTGCCGCAACACTTCAACTTGTTCGCTGATGCATGAAATCTGCTGCACGAGGGTTTGGTCAATCTTCTCCACGCCAGAGACGGATGTTGCCTTGTACAGCATGTTCTCCCGAATCCGGCAGAGCTCTGGAATAACCTTGATAAGTTCGTCCTGACACGGCAGTGTCTTTACCTCATAAACTAGGGCATCAAGCAAACTGTTCATTTCAGCCTTACCAGCCTGTCCCTTTGCAACGTACGCATCCGAACTCCGACGAGCGTATTGCGCCATGGCGAACACAATCACGAATACGGTCACCCCCAGCGCGGGAACCAATTGCACAATGCTATATGCGTTTAACGATGTGAAGTTGCGTGCCGCCAGTCCTATGATCAGGGTAAAAAGAAAATAGATCGTCAGCACAACTCCTTGGGCCGCCTTGAACGGCATCCCCTTCTCCTGTCCGCTTCCAAAAATATCCGTCACATTCAAGCCCAGCAACAGTTCCGAATACAGAAGATATCCTAGCGACATCCAAAACAAGCCATTTCTTGAGTTCGAATCAACGACCAGCAAGGCAATGGCAGCCGTAACCCCCATAACCAGAATAACAACAAACCCTGCCATCCCTTTTGAAGTATTTCTAATGTTCATCTGTTTCCCATCCCGGTTCAAATGTTACTGATCAATTTTCATGCCGCAGATCCCGCAGAATTTGACCCCGGGAAGTAGTTCAGCCTGACATCCACTGCACATCTTCACCATCGACGTGCCGCACTCGCCGCAGAACTTGAGCCCGGAGGGAACCGTCGCCTTGCACTGGCTACACACAATCGGTGCCGGTTTGCCACAATGCCTGCACACCAGCGCTCCAGTTGGGTTGTCAGCTCCACAAGAGGCACAGCAATTGAATGGGTCACCGCATTTTAAGCAGAATTTCGCCCCTTTCGGAGCCGAACTCCCGCATTTGTCGCAGACGAGTGATCTTTCATTTGTTGGAACGGCCCCCGCAATAACGGATATTCCACATCCTGCGCAAAACCTTGCCTCGCGGTCATTCATCCTGCCACAGGGACATGCAATGCCTGTTGGCCTGATCTGTTCAGCCATCTGCCCCATAACAGCCCCCATTCCGCCTCCCGCTCCCATACCAAGACCGAAGCCAATACCCGCACCCATCAAGCCCCCCTGCCCGCCCCCTGTATTGCTTGCGGCGGCATGCATGGTGTCGAAGGAGCGCATCTGCTGATAGTTGTATCCAACAATGTCCATCTCGGCCTTTTTGGCAAGCGCCGCCTTGAGCTGAACCACCGCCGGATCGTTATCATCGGTCGAGATAGAGTTAACCAAAAAATTAGCGAGCCCGATCCCGTACTCGTCCAGTATGGGCGTCAACTTCTCCATGAGCGCTTCTGAAATCGATGAGAGGTTTGCTGCAATATGGAGGATGGAGACGTTCTTCTCGACCAGATATTTGGCAATTATGTCTTTCGAATGCGTGACTATGAAACCTTTGAAATACTCAGTCAGAGTCTTCTGGGTGAAGGCGGGCAAAGTGCCAACGAGTTTGATCAGGAACTTCGAACTGTCCTCAATCCGCAACCCATACTGCCCGAAAGCCCGCACAGGCAGCATAATCTTGTACTTCGGATCTTCCAGTTGGATCGGATCCAATGTCCCCCACTTGATATCCAACTTAAAAGTCCGCTGAACATACCAGACCTCGGCAGTAAAAGGGGATTTACCGAACGGAACCTTGAAGAATTCGCTCAAAACGGGATAGTTATCCGTGCTGAGAGTATGGCGGCCCGGGGGAAACGGGCCAACAATTTTACCTTCCTTGAAGAGGCATGCCTCCTGCGACTCGGAAACGATCAACTGGGTCCATGTGGACAATTCAGCCGAAGGATATTTCCACGCAAAGACGCCAGGCGCAGCATCCCACTTTACAACGTCAATTATAGCCATAAAATTCCTTTCAAAGCCTTTAGCGCACTGGCCTCAAATTATTCAATAAACTCTTGTAATCCAACATTATTGACAAGGTGAGAAGTGTAACGAGAAATGACATAGTGATATGATGGATTCTTCAATACCATTACCCCGCAGGGAAGCAAAAAAGCGTGAACTTGTCCAGCACAAAGTCGGAGAGGGCGAGGATCGAGATCGGTGAGTCTGAGGGTTCAAAGTCAAGACATGAGTAATAAGTTATGAGTTACGAGTCGACCGTCAAAACGCCGGCCTCACAACCTTAGGCTTTCTCCATAGGTTCCCCTACTCCATTCAGGATGCC
Coding sequences within it:
- a CDS encoding TM2 domain-containing protein; this translates as MPHAINSQEDRQENSSSKGADEKFCESCGQVIKKEAELCVKCGVRQNTSTSSVDSGAKSKLVAILLGLFVGALGAHNFYLGYTKKGIIQLLITVLTAGYGAFISGIWALSDVIEIGRGNIRDSAGNILQ
- a CDS encoding SPFH domain-containing protein: MAIIDVVKWDAAPGVFAWKYPSAELSTWTQLIVSESQEACLFKEGKIVGPFPPGRHTLSTDNYPVLSEFFKVPFGKSPFTAEVWYVQRTFKLDIKWGTLDPIQLEDPKYKIMLPVRAFGQYGLRIEDSSKFLIKLVGTLPAFTQKTLTEYFKGFIVTHSKDIIAKYLVEKNVSILHIAANLSSISEALMEKLTPILDEYGIGLANFLVNSISTDDNDPAVVQLKAALAKKAEMDIVGYNYQQMRSFDTMHAAASNTGGGQGGLMGAGIGFGLGMGAGGGMGAVMGQMAEQIRPTGIACPCGRMNDREARFCAGCGISVIAGAVPTNERSLVCDKCGSSAPKGAKFCLKCGDPFNCCASCGADNPTGALVCRHCGKPAPIVCSQCKATVPSGLKFCGECGTSMVKMCSGCQAELLPGVKFCGICGMKIDQ